One window of Brachionichthys hirsutus isolate HB-005 chromosome 21, CSIRO-AGI_Bhir_v1, whole genome shotgun sequence genomic DNA carries:
- the ttll6 gene encoding LOW QUALITY PROTEIN: tubulin polyglutamylase ttll6 (The sequence of the model RefSeq protein was modified relative to this genomic sequence to represent the inferred CDS: deleted 2 bases in 2 codons) yields MDRKDDPPKYEQREDGEGGESQTEARARTPPPVNKKRRKKKKSCSYLTDILLCCFSGLVRRAACRYGLREAAEGEDWTLFWTDCSVSLDRVKDMKRYQKINHFPGMSEICRKDSLARNMNRMLKLFPKDYNIFPRTWCLPADYSDFQAYTRTKKGKTYICKPDTGSQGKGIVITKSSRDIQPGEHMICQVYISRPLVIDGYKFDLRIYVLVTSCDPFSIFMFKEGLARFCTTKYIEPTHSNLDDVCMHLTNYSINKNSENFVRDEETGSKRKLSTLNKLLESMSCDTEKMWSEIEDLIVKTLISAYPILKHNYHACFPNHATGSACFEILGFDVLLDHRLRPWVLEVNHSPSFTTDSQLDREVKDMLLYDTLVLINLGACNRRKITKEERRRVKDRLQQNSTREARSEELRLCQAATVRQMERYQAKHLGGFKRIYPREGGEKYEKYFMHSSSLFQETAASKAREECARQHLQELRLKQQKEKEQKGGRGRDLQGETAGERVKARRAPTQPPTLKGDCDAASAPLSSVAAEPEEEKHEEQRPQEETREMEEQERVDSLLQRRKLLQDLGVVEQIHRLLQGSTGRQGVLQNARENTESQHQLDSLTWCSQKAKEQPFTQMSRQHTHRHMTQQCQIRPTTEQRHPDSEPESRDRAGGLRRTFSTQRIHYPAIGSLAARHDIRSCSYTDSQRRHSRSDLRHVPGGGGLSGGACACASHRPTALHDLLVISTWAPLVRRPHGFSHISHGISRRTLSKVNGGGEQDRRVQTGSKRLQTDGT; encoded by the exons ATGGACAGAAAGGACGACCCGCCTAAATATGAGCAGCGAGAAGACGGAGAGGGAGGCGAAAGCCAAACTGAAGCGCGGGCCCGCACCCCTCCGCCCGTCaacaagaagagaagaaagaagaagaagag CTGCTCGTATTTAACAGACATTCTCCTTTGCTGTTTTTCCGGCCTC GTGCGCCGTGCTGCTTGCAGATACGGCCTCAGAGAGGCGGCGGAGGGCGAAGACTGGACCCTCTTTTGGACCGACTGCTCCGTGTCTCTGGACCGTGTCAAAGACATGAAGCGTTACCAG AAAATAAACCATTTCCCGGGGATGAGTGAGATCTGCCGCAAAGATTCACTGGCAAGAAACATGAACCGAATGCTGAAGCTTTTCCCCAAAGATTACAACATCTTCCCCAGAACGTGGTGCCTTCCTGCAGA TTACAGCGACTTCCAAGCTTACACCAGGACCAAAAAAGGTAAAACGTACATCTGTAAGCCAGACACCGGTAGCCAAGGCAAAGGCATCGTCATCACCAAATCAAGCCGAGACATTCAACCTGGAGAACATATGATCTGTCAGGTTTACATCTCCAGG CCTCTCGTGATCGATGGATACAAGTTTGACCTGCGGATCTATGTGCTGGTAACGTCATGTGACCCGTTCAGCATATTCATGTTCAAGGAGGGGCTGGCACGCTTCTGCACCACTAAGTACATTGAACCAACGCACAGCAACCTG GATGACGTTTGCATGCATCTAACAAACTACTCCATCAACAAGAACAGCGAGAACTTTGTGCGTGATGAAGAAACCGGCAGCAAGCG AAAGCTTTCCACCCTAAACAAGCTCCTGGAGTCCATGAGCTGCGACACAGAGAAGATGTGGAGTGAAATTGAAGACCTGATCGTAAAGACTCTGATCTCCGCTTACCCCATCCTCAAGCATAATTACCACGCGTGCTTCCCCAACCACGCCACCGGCAGCGCCTGCTTCGAGATCCTGGGCTTCGATGTGCTGCTGGATCACCGGCTCAGGCCCTGGGTGCTGGAG GTGAATCACTCCCCGAGTTTTACCACTGACTCGCAGCTGGACCGCGAGGTGAAGGACATGCTCCTGTACGACACCCTGGTCCTCATCAACTTGGGCGCCTGCAACCGCCGCAAGATCACCAAAGAAGAGAGGCGCAGGGTGAAGGacaggctgcagcagaacagcacCAGAGAGGCCAG GTCGGAGGAGCTGCGTCTTTGCCAGGCAGCCACGGTCCGACAGATGGAGAGGTACCAGGCCAAACACCTCGGCGGCTTCAAGAGGATTTATCCccgagagggaggagagaaatacGAGAAGTACTTCATGCACAGCAGCTCCCTCTTCCAGGAGACTGCAGCATCCAAGGCCAGGGAGGAGTGTGCCAG GCAACACCTGCAGGAGCTGCGTCTGAAGcagcagaaggagaaagagCAGAAAGGAGGCCGGGGGAGAGACTTGCAGGGGGAGACAGCAGGGGAGAGAGTCAAAGCCAGACGAGCACCAACACAGCCTCCGACGTTAAAGGGTGACTGTGACGCTGCATCG GCACCCCTGTCCAGTGTAGCGGCGGAACCTGAAGAAGAGAAGCATGAGGAGCAGCGGCCTCAGGAGGAGACGcgagagatggaggagcaggagcgggTTGATTCACTCCTCCAGAGGAGGAAACTACTGCAGGACCTGGGGGTGGTGGAGCAGAtccaccggctgctgcaggGCAGCACAGGCAGGCAGGGAGTCCTGCAGAATGCCAGGGAGAACACCGAGAGTCAGCACCAG TTGGACTCTCTGACATGGTGTTCCCAAAAAGCAAAGGAGCAGCCCTTCACTCAAATGTCACGGCAG CACACTCACCGCCACATGACTCAGCAGTGCCAGATCAGGCCCACAACGGAGCAGAGGCACCCGGACTCTGAACCCGAGAGCCGCGACAGAGCAGGAGGACTTCGGAGGACCTTCAGCACACAGCGGATTCACTACCCGG CCATCGGCTCTCTGGCTGCGAGGCACGACATCAGGAGCTGCTCCTACACCGACTCGCAGCGCCGTCACAGCAGGTCCGACCTTCGCCACGTCCCCGGGGGAGGAGGCCTGAGCGGCGGCGCCTGCGCCTGCGCCTCCCACCGCCCCACAGCCCTGCACGACCTGCTCGTGATCTCCACTTGGGCCCCCCTAGTCAGGAGACCTCATGGCTTCTCTCACATAAGTCACGGCATCTCTCGCAGAACTCTCAGCAAGGTAAACGGAGGTGGGGAGCAGGACCGCCGGGTCCAGACTGGATCA AAACGACTGCAGACAGACGGAACCTGA